The Athalia rosae chromosome 7, iyAthRosa1.1, whole genome shotgun sequence genome window below encodes:
- the LOC105684729 gene encoding translocon-associated protein subunit beta translates to MKVYAVFSGFVALLVLVSCEDDIGEAAHLLVSKQILNKYLVETMDVVVKYTVHNVGSSAALEVEITDNSFHPDNFAHVSGELNARFDRVPPGTNVSHTVVVRPRKYGYFNFTAAEVLYRRTEDAPRLQVAISSEPGEGLVVAFRDYDKKFSSHVIDWAAFAVMTLPSLAIPFALWYSSKSKYEKLSKISKKH, encoded by the exons ATGAAGGTCTATGCAGTTTTCTCAGGGTTTGTAGCCCTTCTTGTACTCGTTAGCTGTGAAGATGACATAGGAGAAGCTGCCCACCTCCTAGTATCTAAACAAATCCTCAATAAGTACCTTGTAGAAACGATGGACGTAGTAGTTAAG taCACCGTTCACAACGTAGGCAGTTCTGCTGCGCTGGAAGTGGAGATAACAGACAATTCCTTCCATCCTGACAACTTTGCTCATGTCAGTGGAGAACTGAATGCAAGATTCGACCGTGTGCCTCCTGGCACTAATGTGAGTCACACGGTGGTTGTCAGGCCTAGAAAATATGGTTACTTCAACTTCACAGCTGCAGAGGTCTTGTATCGTCGTACTGAAGACGCTCCTAGGCTGCAGGTTGCTATTAGCAGTGAACCAGGCGAAGGTCTAGTAGTTGCTTTCAGGGATTATGACAAAAAGTTTTCCTCGCATGTG ATCGATTGGGCAGCATTTGCAGTCATGACTTTGCCCTCATTAGCAATTCCATTTGCCCTGTGGTACTCAAGCAAGAgtaaatatgaaaaactttcaaaaatctcTAAGAAACATTGA
- the LOC105684727 gene encoding cleavage and polyadenylation specificity factor subunit 1 isoform X2 gives MLVYGRKLVVLPFRKDPIIDDGDLVEPMKPSSHKAPILSSYMIVLKTLEEKMDNIIDLQFLHGYYEPTLLILYEPVRTFAGRIAVRQDTCAMVAISLNIQQKVHPIIWSVSNLPFDCCQAVPVKKPLGGTLIMAINSLIYLNQSIPPYGVSLNSLAETSTNFPLKPQEGVKMSLEGAQVAFISTDRLVISLKTGELYVLSLFADSMRSVRGFHFDKAAASVLTSCVCTCEDNYLFLGSRLGNSLLLRFMQKETEGIMPLNNSEITLDDDEEDESVTDKVGNVRKVNNDSVEDGDQDNQKDDNDNDDDANGGETPAKKIKQDYLGDWMASDVLDIKDTEELEVYGSETQASIQITSYIFEVCDSLLNIGPCGNISMGEPAFLSEEFSHNQDPDVELVTTSGYGKNGALCVLQRSVRPQVVTTFELPGCEDMWTVIGAVNNEEQAKAEIEGTHAFLILSHEDSTMILQTGQEINEVEQSGFSTQGTTVFAGNLGANKYIVQVTQMAVRLMQGLEQIQHIPLDLGCPIVHASCADPYVTILSKDGQVMLLTLREGRSAPRLHIYPANLLFRPQIETLCAYRDVSGIFTTHHPDDSEDTEFPREEKPNDEPIFAGTVDDEDELLYGDAPAFQMPVPPRVKTHDGTNKKLPWWQKHLQEIKPTFWLLAYRDSGTLEIYSLPELRLCYLIRNFGFGQYVLHDSMESTTLMTSQSNELPCSEMQVREILMVSLGHHGSRPMLLVRTDSEIQIYQAYRYSKGHLKLRFRKLDHSIIPGQIRPKPKNESELNMNTTRVCMMRYFSNIAGYNGVFLCGGYPHWIFLTGRGELRAHPMGIDGAITSFAPFNNVNCPQGFLYFNGKEELRICVLPTHLSYDAPWPVRKVPLRCTPHFVTYHLESKTYCVITSIAEPLKSYYKFNGEDKEYTEEERDERFLYPMQDQFCIVLFSPVSWETIPNTKIELDQWEHVTCLKNVSLAYEGTRSGLKGYIVLGTNYNYGEDITSRGRILIFDIIEVVPEPGQPLTKNRFKQIYAKEQKGPITAITQVSGFLVSAVGQKIYIWQLKDNDLVGVAFIDTQIYIHQMLSIKSLILVADVYKSISLLRFQEEYRTLSLVSRDFRPAEVYTIEYLIDNNNLGFLVADGENNLALFMYQPESRESLGGQKLIRKADFHLGQKVNTFFRIRCKLADPGNDRKHFTGADRRHITMYATLDGSLGYVLPVPEKTYRRLLMLQNVLVTHISHTAGLNPKAYRTYKSYIRMQGNPARGIIDGDLVWKYLLLPNNEKIEVAKKIGTKVQEIIEDITDIDRQTGHF, from the exons ATGCTTGTTTATGGCAGAAAATTGGTCGTTCTTCCTTTCCGAAAGGATCCTATTATCGATGACGGAGATTTAGTTGAGCCTATGAAACCCTCGTCTCACAAGGCCCCAATACTTTCCTCATACATGATAGTTCTCAAAAcgctagaagaaaaaatggacaaCATCATAGACCTACAATTCTTACACGGATACTATGAACCCACTTTGCTTATTTTGTACGAACCCGTCAGAACATTTGCTGG GCGCATAGCGGTGAGACAAGACACATGTGCAATGGTTGCGATATCACTCAATATCCAGCAGAAGGTTCATCCCATTATTTGGTCTGTCTCAAATTTGCCTTTTGACTGCTGTCAGGCAGTACCTGTCAAAAAACCTCTTGGAGGAACGCTCATCATGGCCATAAATTCTCTGATATATCTTAACCAGAGTATACCACCTTATGGGGTTTCTCTCAACAGTTTGGCAGAGACCAGCACCAACTTTCCACTCA agCCACAGGAGGGTGTAAAGATGAGTCTGGAAGGCGCTCAGGTGGCTTTTATATCTACGGACCGTTTGGTAATATCATTAAAAACTGGAGAGCTTTACGTTCTGTCGTTATTTGCCGATAGCATGAGATCCGTACGTGGTTTTCACTTCGATAAAGCTGCAGCCAGCGTTTTGACATCGTGT GTCTGCACGTGCGAGGACAATTATCTCTTTCTTGGTTCAAGACTCGGGAATTCTTTGTTATTGAGATTCATGCAGAAGGAAACCGAAGGCATCATGCCTTTAAACAACTCAGAGATAACTCTAGATGATGATGAAGAGGATGAATCTGTCACTGACAAGGTTGGAAATGTAAGAAAGGTGAACAATGACAGTGTAGAAGATGGAGATCAAGATAACCAAAAGGacgacaatgataatgatgacgatgCCAATGGCGGAGAAACACCagctaaaaaaataaagcaagaTTACCTTGGGGATTGGATGGCTTCAGATGTGCTAGATATCAAAGATACTGAGGAGCTGGAAGTATACGGAAGCGAAACTCAAGCTTCTATCCAAATAACTTCTTACATCTTCGAAGTCTGTGACAGTCTTCTCAATATCGGACCTTGCGGTAATATATCAATGGGTGAGCCAGCCTTTCTTTCTGAAGAATTTTCTCATAACCAAGATCCTGATGTTGAACTTGTCACGACTTCCGGATATGGTAAAAACGGTGCTCTATGCGTTCTCCAGCGGTCTGTAAGGCCCCAAGTAGTCACCACGTTTGAGCTTCCTGGATGCGAAGATATGTGGACTGTTATTGGTGCGGTGAACAATGAAGAGCAAGCAAAAGCTGAAATAGAAGGAACGCACGCATTTTTAATACTCAGTCACGAAGATTCTACCATGATCCTGCAAACCGGACAAGAAATCAACGAAGTCGAACAAAGTGGGTTCAGCACGCAAGGCACTACTGTCTTTGCTGGAAATCTCGGAGCAAATAAATACATCGTTCAAGTAACACAGATGGCAGTGAGGCTCATGCAAGGACTAGAACAAATTCAACATATCCCTTTGGATCTCGGCTGTCCAATCGTGCACGCTAGTTGCGCCGATCCCTATGTTACAATTTTAAGCAAAGATGGTCAAGTTATGTTATTAACACTCAGAGAAGGCCGCAGCGCACCACGACTTCATATTTATCCTGCAAACCTCCTATTCAGACCACAAATCGAGACTCTCTGCGCCTACAGAGATGTCAGCGGTATTTTTACTACCCATCATCCGGATGATTCTGAAGACACGGAATTCCCCAGAGAGGAAAAACCAAACGATGAACCAATTTTTGCTGGGACCGTTGACGACGAGGATGAACTTCTCTATGGTGATGCACCTGCCTTTCAAATGCCTGTCCCCCCACGTGTGAAAACTCATGATGGGACCAATAAGAAATTACCCTGGTGGCAGAAACATTTGCAAGAAATAAAGCCAACTTTCTGGCTTCTTGCATATCGAGACAGTGGTACTCTGGAAATATATTCACTTCCAGAACTCAGACTCTGTTATTTGATTCGTAACTTTGGCTTTGGGCAATATGTGTTACACGATAGCATGGAATCAACAACACTGATGACTTCGCAATCTAATGAACTTCCTTGTTCAGAAATGCAAGTGAGGGAAATTCTCATGGTTTCCCTTGGTCACCATGGAAGCAGGCCTATGCTTTTGGTCAGAACTGATTCGGAGATACAAATCTATCAAGCTTATCGATACTCAAAGGGTCATTTAAAACTCCGATTTCGAAAACTGGACCATTCAATTATTCCAGGACAGATCAGGCCaaaaccgaaaaatgaaaGCGAACTCAACATGAATACTACACGTGTGTGCATGATGCGATACTTTAGCAACATTGCTGGATATAATGGAGTCTTTCTTTGCGGAGGATACCCGCACTGGATATTCCTTACAGGACGTGGAGAGCTTCGAGCCCACCCTATGGGAATTGATGGCGCTATCACTTCTTTTGCACCATTCAACAACGTAAATTGTCCACAAGGTTTTTTATACTTCAATGGAAAAGAAGAGCTCAGAATTTGTGTGTTGCCCACGCACTTGTCTTACGATGCTCCGTGGCCAGTTAGAAAAGTCCCATTACGCTGCACTCCGCATTTTGTAACTTATCATCTAGAAAGTAAAACTTATTGTGTTATAACCAGCATAGCTGAACCACTCAAAAGCTATTATAAGTTTAACGGAGAGGACAAAGAATACACGGAGGAAGAAAGAGACGAGCGGTTTTTGTATCCTATGCAAGATCAATTCTGCATTGTATTATTTTCTCCAGTGTCATGGGAGACTATTCCGAATACAAAAATAGAACTTGATCAATGGGAACATGTAACTTGCTTGAAAAATGTATCCTTAGCATATGAGGGCACAAGGTCTGGCTTAAAAGGCTATATTGTACTTGGTACCAATTATAACTACGGAGAAGATATAACTAGCCGGGGGAGAATTCTAATATTTGATATCATAGAAGTAGTTCCTGAGCCTGGCCAACCCCttacaaaaaatcgattcaaaCAAATCTATGCCAAGGAACAGAAGGGCCCGATAACAGCAATCACTCAAGTTTCTGGATTTCTCGTTTCTGCGGTTGGACAAAAAATCTATATATGGCAGCTCAAGGACAACGATCTAGTTGGCGTTGCTTTTATTGATACGCAAATCTACATCCACCAGATGCTAAGCATTAAGAGTCTGATTCTCGTTGCTGACGTTTACAAATCTATAAGCTTGCTCAGATTCCAGGAGGAATACAGGACCCTTTCTCTCGTGAGCCGGGATTTCAGACCTGCTGAGGTCTATACGATTGAATATCtaattgataataacaatttaGGCTTCCTTGTGGCTGATGGagagaacaatttggctctttTTATGTACCAGCCTGAGTCTAGGGAAAGTTTAGGTGGGCAAAAGCTCATCAGAAAAGCGGATTTCCACCTCGGACAAAAAGTTAACACTTTTTTTAGAATCAGATGCAAACTTGCAGACCCTGGGAATGACAGAAAACATTTCACTGGCGCAGACAGAAGGCATATTACTATGTATG cAACGTTGGATGGAAGTCTTGGTTACGTGCTTCCTGTACCTGAGAAAACTTACCGGCGACTCTTGATGTTGCAGAATGTTCTAGTTACCCATATTTCACACACCGCAGGATTGAATCCTAAAGCCTATAG GACTTACAAGAGCTACATAAGGATGCAAGGAAACCCGGCACGAGGAATAATCGATGGTGATTTAGTCTGGAAATATCTTCTTTTACCAAATAACGAGAAGATAGAAGTTGCCAAAAAAATAGGGACCAAAGTACAGGAAATTATTGAAGACATTACAGACATCGATCGTCAAACTGGTCACTTCTGA
- the LOC105684730 gene encoding BLOC-1-related complex subunit 8 homolog has protein sequence MAKVYQPDQELETKVKKATERISENMHIVANEPSLAFYRLQEHVRKALPPMIEKRVEVLALQQQLQGRCYDVEYAVTAIKAMEGAGKNYDNTLDLIKNAIFFKQQLKYQEQRRLKKDGSRDSVYKRLSAHIPTLDHLPDEISDVVRETANKVESMMNHARNSGSDQKSYI, from the exons ATGGCTAAGGTATATCAGCCTGATCAAGAGCtagaaacaaaagtaaaaaaag CTACGGAGAGGATCTCGGAGAACATGCACATAGTGGCAAACGAGCCATCTCTTGCTTTCTACCGACTACAAGAGCATGTTAGAAAAGCATTACCGCCAATGATTGAAAAACGAGTGGAAGTTCTGGCACTTCAACAGCAGCTGCAAGGCCGTTGCTACGATGTAGAGTATGCAGTGACCGCAATCAAAGCTATGGAAGGAGCTGGAAAGAACTACGACAATACCTTGGACCTGATtaaaaatgcaatattcttcaaACAGCAATTAAAATATCAGGAACAGCGGAGGCTCAAAAAAGACGGATCTCGAGACTCTGTGTACAAGAGACTGTCTGCGCACATTCCAACCCTAGATCATCTCCCCGATGAAATATCAGATGTCGTCAGAGAGACTGCTAACAAGGTCGAGTCTATGATGAACCATGCCAGAAATTCAGGCAGCGATCAGAAAAGCTATATCtaa
- the LOC105684727 gene encoding cleavage and polyadenylation specificity factor subunit 1 isoform X1: MYSICKSTHPATGVEHAITCCFFNQTEKCLVVASANIVRAFHLIPDVDSTKKERYTESRPPKMKLECMAQYTLHGNVMSMQAVRLVGSQRDSLLLSFRDAKLSVVEYDLDMHDLRTVSLHFFEEEEMRDGWTNHHHIPIVRVDPEGRCAVMLVYGRKLVVLPFRKDPIIDDGDLVEPMKPSSHKAPILSSYMIVLKTLEEKMDNIIDLQFLHGYYEPTLLILYEPVRTFAGRIAVRQDTCAMVAISLNIQQKVHPIIWSVSNLPFDCCQAVPVKKPLGGTLIMAINSLIYLNQSIPPYGVSLNSLAETSTNFPLKPQEGVKMSLEGAQVAFISTDRLVISLKTGELYVLSLFADSMRSVRGFHFDKAAASVLTSCVCTCEDNYLFLGSRLGNSLLLRFMQKETEGIMPLNNSEITLDDDEEDESVTDKVGNVRKVNNDSVEDGDQDNQKDDNDNDDDANGGETPAKKIKQDYLGDWMASDVLDIKDTEELEVYGSETQASIQITSYIFEVCDSLLNIGPCGNISMGEPAFLSEEFSHNQDPDVELVTTSGYGKNGALCVLQRSVRPQVVTTFELPGCEDMWTVIGAVNNEEQAKAEIEGTHAFLILSHEDSTMILQTGQEINEVEQSGFSTQGTTVFAGNLGANKYIVQVTQMAVRLMQGLEQIQHIPLDLGCPIVHASCADPYVTILSKDGQVMLLTLREGRSAPRLHIYPANLLFRPQIETLCAYRDVSGIFTTHHPDDSEDTEFPREEKPNDEPIFAGTVDDEDELLYGDAPAFQMPVPPRVKTHDGTNKKLPWWQKHLQEIKPTFWLLAYRDSGTLEIYSLPELRLCYLIRNFGFGQYVLHDSMESTTLMTSQSNELPCSEMQVREILMVSLGHHGSRPMLLVRTDSEIQIYQAYRYSKGHLKLRFRKLDHSIIPGQIRPKPKNESELNMNTTRVCMMRYFSNIAGYNGVFLCGGYPHWIFLTGRGELRAHPMGIDGAITSFAPFNNVNCPQGFLYFNGKEELRICVLPTHLSYDAPWPVRKVPLRCTPHFVTYHLESKTYCVITSIAEPLKSYYKFNGEDKEYTEEERDERFLYPMQDQFCIVLFSPVSWETIPNTKIELDQWEHVTCLKNVSLAYEGTRSGLKGYIVLGTNYNYGEDITSRGRILIFDIIEVVPEPGQPLTKNRFKQIYAKEQKGPITAITQVSGFLVSAVGQKIYIWQLKDNDLVGVAFIDTQIYIHQMLSIKSLILVADVYKSISLLRFQEEYRTLSLVSRDFRPAEVYTIEYLIDNNNLGFLVADGENNLALFMYQPESRESLGGQKLIRKADFHLGQKVNTFFRIRCKLADPGNDRKHFTGADRRHITMYATLDGSLGYVLPVPEKTYRRLLMLQNVLVTHISHTAGLNPKAYRTYKSYIRMQGNPARGIIDGDLVWKYLLLPNNEKIEVAKKIGTKVQEIIEDITDIDRQTGHF; encoded by the exons ATGTACTCAATTTGCAAGAGTACGCATCCAGCGACAGGTGTCGAGCACGCTATTACTTGTTGCTTTTTTAATCAGACAGAAAAATGTCTAGTTGTAGCCAGTGCAAACATTGTGAGAGCTTTCCATTTGATCCCGGATGTCGACTCAACCAAGAAAGAGAGATACACAG AATCAAGACCTCCGAAAATGAAACTTGAATGTATGGCTCAGTATACGTTGCATGGAAACGTAATGTCAATGCAGGCTGTTAGGCTCGTTGGATCTCAGAGGGATTCTTTGCTCCTCAGCTTCAGGGATGCAAAACTGTCCGTCGTAGAGTATGACCTGGACATGCATGATCTGAGGACTGtttctttgcatttttttgAAGAGGAAGAAATGAGG GATGGCTGGACCAATCATCACCACATACCTATAGTAAGGGTAGATCCTGAAGGTAGATGTGCCGTTATGCTTGTTTATGGCAGAAAATTGGTCGTTCTTCCTTTCCGAAAGGATCCTATTATCGATGACGGAGATTTAGTTGAGCCTATGAAACCCTCGTCTCACAAGGCCCCAATACTTTCCTCATACATGATAGTTCTCAAAAcgctagaagaaaaaatggacaaCATCATAGACCTACAATTCTTACACGGATACTATGAACCCACTTTGCTTATTTTGTACGAACCCGTCAGAACATTTGCTGG GCGCATAGCGGTGAGACAAGACACATGTGCAATGGTTGCGATATCACTCAATATCCAGCAGAAGGTTCATCCCATTATTTGGTCTGTCTCAAATTTGCCTTTTGACTGCTGTCAGGCAGTACCTGTCAAAAAACCTCTTGGAGGAACGCTCATCATGGCCATAAATTCTCTGATATATCTTAACCAGAGTATACCACCTTATGGGGTTTCTCTCAACAGTTTGGCAGAGACCAGCACCAACTTTCCACTCA agCCACAGGAGGGTGTAAAGATGAGTCTGGAAGGCGCTCAGGTGGCTTTTATATCTACGGACCGTTTGGTAATATCATTAAAAACTGGAGAGCTTTACGTTCTGTCGTTATTTGCCGATAGCATGAGATCCGTACGTGGTTTTCACTTCGATAAAGCTGCAGCCAGCGTTTTGACATCGTGT GTCTGCACGTGCGAGGACAATTATCTCTTTCTTGGTTCAAGACTCGGGAATTCTTTGTTATTGAGATTCATGCAGAAGGAAACCGAAGGCATCATGCCTTTAAACAACTCAGAGATAACTCTAGATGATGATGAAGAGGATGAATCTGTCACTGACAAGGTTGGAAATGTAAGAAAGGTGAACAATGACAGTGTAGAAGATGGAGATCAAGATAACCAAAAGGacgacaatgataatgatgacgatgCCAATGGCGGAGAAACACCagctaaaaaaataaagcaagaTTACCTTGGGGATTGGATGGCTTCAGATGTGCTAGATATCAAAGATACTGAGGAGCTGGAAGTATACGGAAGCGAAACTCAAGCTTCTATCCAAATAACTTCTTACATCTTCGAAGTCTGTGACAGTCTTCTCAATATCGGACCTTGCGGTAATATATCAATGGGTGAGCCAGCCTTTCTTTCTGAAGAATTTTCTCATAACCAAGATCCTGATGTTGAACTTGTCACGACTTCCGGATATGGTAAAAACGGTGCTCTATGCGTTCTCCAGCGGTCTGTAAGGCCCCAAGTAGTCACCACGTTTGAGCTTCCTGGATGCGAAGATATGTGGACTGTTATTGGTGCGGTGAACAATGAAGAGCAAGCAAAAGCTGAAATAGAAGGAACGCACGCATTTTTAATACTCAGTCACGAAGATTCTACCATGATCCTGCAAACCGGACAAGAAATCAACGAAGTCGAACAAAGTGGGTTCAGCACGCAAGGCACTACTGTCTTTGCTGGAAATCTCGGAGCAAATAAATACATCGTTCAAGTAACACAGATGGCAGTGAGGCTCATGCAAGGACTAGAACAAATTCAACATATCCCTTTGGATCTCGGCTGTCCAATCGTGCACGCTAGTTGCGCCGATCCCTATGTTACAATTTTAAGCAAAGATGGTCAAGTTATGTTATTAACACTCAGAGAAGGCCGCAGCGCACCACGACTTCATATTTATCCTGCAAACCTCCTATTCAGACCACAAATCGAGACTCTCTGCGCCTACAGAGATGTCAGCGGTATTTTTACTACCCATCATCCGGATGATTCTGAAGACACGGAATTCCCCAGAGAGGAAAAACCAAACGATGAACCAATTTTTGCTGGGACCGTTGACGACGAGGATGAACTTCTCTATGGTGATGCACCTGCCTTTCAAATGCCTGTCCCCCCACGTGTGAAAACTCATGATGGGACCAATAAGAAATTACCCTGGTGGCAGAAACATTTGCAAGAAATAAAGCCAACTTTCTGGCTTCTTGCATATCGAGACAGTGGTACTCTGGAAATATATTCACTTCCAGAACTCAGACTCTGTTATTTGATTCGTAACTTTGGCTTTGGGCAATATGTGTTACACGATAGCATGGAATCAACAACACTGATGACTTCGCAATCTAATGAACTTCCTTGTTCAGAAATGCAAGTGAGGGAAATTCTCATGGTTTCCCTTGGTCACCATGGAAGCAGGCCTATGCTTTTGGTCAGAACTGATTCGGAGATACAAATCTATCAAGCTTATCGATACTCAAAGGGTCATTTAAAACTCCGATTTCGAAAACTGGACCATTCAATTATTCCAGGACAGATCAGGCCaaaaccgaaaaatgaaaGCGAACTCAACATGAATACTACACGTGTGTGCATGATGCGATACTTTAGCAACATTGCTGGATATAATGGAGTCTTTCTTTGCGGAGGATACCCGCACTGGATATTCCTTACAGGACGTGGAGAGCTTCGAGCCCACCCTATGGGAATTGATGGCGCTATCACTTCTTTTGCACCATTCAACAACGTAAATTGTCCACAAGGTTTTTTATACTTCAATGGAAAAGAAGAGCTCAGAATTTGTGTGTTGCCCACGCACTTGTCTTACGATGCTCCGTGGCCAGTTAGAAAAGTCCCATTACGCTGCACTCCGCATTTTGTAACTTATCATCTAGAAAGTAAAACTTATTGTGTTATAACCAGCATAGCTGAACCACTCAAAAGCTATTATAAGTTTAACGGAGAGGACAAAGAATACACGGAGGAAGAAAGAGACGAGCGGTTTTTGTATCCTATGCAAGATCAATTCTGCATTGTATTATTTTCTCCAGTGTCATGGGAGACTATTCCGAATACAAAAATAGAACTTGATCAATGGGAACATGTAACTTGCTTGAAAAATGTATCCTTAGCATATGAGGGCACAAGGTCTGGCTTAAAAGGCTATATTGTACTTGGTACCAATTATAACTACGGAGAAGATATAACTAGCCGGGGGAGAATTCTAATATTTGATATCATAGAAGTAGTTCCTGAGCCTGGCCAACCCCttacaaaaaatcgattcaaaCAAATCTATGCCAAGGAACAGAAGGGCCCGATAACAGCAATCACTCAAGTTTCTGGATTTCTCGTTTCTGCGGTTGGACAAAAAATCTATATATGGCAGCTCAAGGACAACGATCTAGTTGGCGTTGCTTTTATTGATACGCAAATCTACATCCACCAGATGCTAAGCATTAAGAGTCTGATTCTCGTTGCTGACGTTTACAAATCTATAAGCTTGCTCAGATTCCAGGAGGAATACAGGACCCTTTCTCTCGTGAGCCGGGATTTCAGACCTGCTGAGGTCTATACGATTGAATATCtaattgataataacaatttaGGCTTCCTTGTGGCTGATGGagagaacaatttggctctttTTATGTACCAGCCTGAGTCTAGGGAAAGTTTAGGTGGGCAAAAGCTCATCAGAAAAGCGGATTTCCACCTCGGACAAAAAGTTAACACTTTTTTTAGAATCAGATGCAAACTTGCAGACCCTGGGAATGACAGAAAACATTTCACTGGCGCAGACAGAAGGCATATTACTATGTATG cAACGTTGGATGGAAGTCTTGGTTACGTGCTTCCTGTACCTGAGAAAACTTACCGGCGACTCTTGATGTTGCAGAATGTTCTAGTTACCCATATTTCACACACCGCAGGATTGAATCCTAAAGCCTATAG GACTTACAAGAGCTACATAAGGATGCAAGGAAACCCGGCACGAGGAATAATCGATGGTGATTTAGTCTGGAAATATCTTCTTTTACCAAATAACGAGAAGATAGAAGTTGCCAAAAAAATAGGGACCAAAGTACAGGAAATTATTGAAGACATTACAGACATCGATCGTCAAACTGGTCACTTCTGA